GCCTCCTGGATGCGGTAAAACCCTGCTCGCAAAGGCTGTTGCAACAGAGGGCGGAGCAAACTTCATAGCTGTTAAAGGCCCTGAGATCATGAGTAAGTGGGTTGGAGAATCTGAGAAAGCTATCCGCGAGATCTTCAGGAAGGCTAGGCTCTATGCTCCAGCAGTAGTATTCTTCGATGAAATAGATGCTATAGCTTCGCTGAGAGGCTTTGAAGCAGACTCAGGAGTCTCCGAGAGAGTTGTAACCCAGTTGATAACAGAGATGGATGGAATCCAGAGGATGGAGAATGTTGTGGTTCTCGCTGCAACTAATAGACCCGACCTACTCGACCCAGCACTACTAAGGCCGGGTAGATTCGATAAGCTAGTCTACGTGCCGCCACCAGACTATAATGCGAGACTAGAAATACTTAAAGTCCACACGAGAAGCGTGCCTCTAGACGTAGATGTAGATTTAGCTAAGATAGCTAAGATAACTGAAGGCTATAGTGGAGCAGATATTGAAGCCCTCGTTAGGGAAGCTGTTATGGCTGCTTTAAGAGAATCCCTATTCATAGAGAAAGTCAGCGAGAGGCACTTCATGACAGCCCTAGAAGTAGTAAAACCTAGTATAAACGACTCAATGGTAAAATTCTACGTTGAATGGGGGATGAAGGCTAGGCAGTCACTCCCCAGACAGATTGTTAAGCCAAGCATATACACGTAGCGGAGGTGTTCTACAGTGAAGTATACACCAGGGTACTGGAGGATCACCCCGCTCTTCAGAGTAATGCTAGAGATCCTGGCTTCAAAACCCGAGGGAATATATGAGAGCAGCCTTGAAGAACTGTTGAGGAAGGAGTATGGTTTAACACTGAGCAAGCCTGAGTTATATCACACCCTAATGAAGCTAGAGCTCTCCGGGCTCATACAGGTTGAATCAGTAGGCAGAGAGCTCTTCATAAAGCTCTCTCCTAGATTCTACGAGTATGTAAGGTAGCATAGCGGCTTAAACCACGCGGCTGATCCACGCCTGGATCCTCCATGCTAAGATATTAAAGGCCATGATCAAAATACTCTCTCCTGGTGCAAGTAATGGGTGTTAATTTAAAGGACCTCATACCCGATGAAGCTAGATCCATTCTCGAAGATTTAAAGATTCTAAGAGGTAGAATTATAGCTATTGATGCATACAACGCTCTCTACCAGTTTCTCGCTGCAATTAGACAGCCTGATGGAACCCCTCTACTCGACAGTAAGGGAAGAGTAACCAGCCATTTAAGTGGCCTCTTCTACAGGACAATAAACCTTGTGGAAGCCGGCGTGAAGCCAGTCTATGTGTTCGACGGGAAGCCACCTGAATTGAAAGCTAGAGAAATAGAGAAGAGAAGAGTTATCAGGGAGGAGGCTGCAAGAAAATACGAGGAGGCAGTACAATCAGGTGATTTAGAGCTT
This window of the Desulfurococcus sp. genome carries:
- a CDS encoding ArsR family transcriptional regulator, with protein sequence MKYTPGYWRITPLFRVMLEILASKPEGIYESSLEELLRKEYGLTLSKPELYHTLMKLELSGLIQVESVGRELFIKLSPRFYEYVR